The following DNA comes from Cellulophaga sp. HaHa_2_95.
AAAATGAGGCTCTTTTTACAAGAGTTTCAGAAGAACAAGTGTATGCTCAAATCATTGCTGATTTGCAAGAGGCAGTAAATGTTTTAGATAATTCTTCTAAATCAAGAGCCTCTAAGGCGGCTGCGCAAGGTATTTTGGCTAAAGTATATTTATCACAAGCAACTCCTAATTATTCTGGGGCACAACAATTATGTGAAGCTATAATTAATAGTTCAGAATTTGCTTTAGAAAGTAATTTTCATGATGTATTTTATGATGAGCTAAATGATGAAATTATATTTGCTATCCAATATGAGACTGGGAATAGTGCTGAAAGTCAAAGTTTCTCAGCAGAATTTACCTCTTCTACACGTGCTGGTTCAGAGGATGGTCAAAATATTGTTAATGAAAATTTAGTAGCTGATTTTGCTTTATATGGTGGAAATAGAACGGAAGAATCTTATATAACATTTGGAACATCGAATGAAGTAATAAAATTTTTGCCAGAAGGTTCAGATATAACAACCACTCCTCCAACATATGGTATAAGTGCGCGTGATGCTGGTAATGATTATATTGCCTTACGTTATGCAGATGTACTTTTAATGCATGTGGAAGCTATTATGGCGGGAGCAGCAACTACGACCAATACTGCTGCACTTAATTCTTTCCAAGCCGTAAGAGATAGAGCCGGTTTGACAGCAGTTGTAACTAGTATTTCAAAAGAAGAATTATTAGTAGAAAGAAGAGTAGAATTGGCGTTTGAAAATCAACGTTGGTTTGATTTACTAAGATTCGGTGTAGCTGAAGCGGTTCTGAGCGCTCATGCAACTGAAATGGGATATATTTTTGACGCTAGAAAACTGTTATTACCTATTCCTTCTAGAGAAATAAATATAAGCGGTGGCCTTTTAACACAAAATCCGGGATATTAAATTATAAATACTCTTAAAATATGAAAAATAAACTAAATATTTTCCGCAAGACAGTCTTGCTGCTTATAAGTGTAATAGTAACAAGTACTTTTGTTAGTTGTGTAGGTTCCGATACTTTTAGAGACGAATTGGCAGATACAGGCTCAAAAGAAGATACTGTATTTCCAACAGCAAATTTTGATTACACAGCTGATCAAGAGAATTTCAAAATAATAAACTTCACAGATCTTTCAACTGAAGCAGCTTCTTATGCGTGGGATTTTGGTAATGGAGATACCTCAACCGAGCGTGATCCTTCTTATGAATTTCAAGAGGGTGAAGGTACATATGTAGTAACATTAATTGCTAGTGACGGTAATGGTGTATCTTCAACAATTACTTTAGATGTTGAAGTTGTAGATGAGTTAGTAGCAGCTTTTCAATGTCCAGATTTCTTATGTGATCCTAGAACACCTTGGGCTGGTGTAGACAGAGGAACCACGAGTTCTTATTCTGCAAGTTCTTCTCCAACACCTCCAGAAGATAATGGTGCTGCTAAATTAAGTAGTAGTTCAAACTTTCTTGATCAAAGTATTCGTGTGGTTTCTGGTGCAACATATGAAGTTACATTTTGGTACGTGAGTAAATCTACAGGTACTTCTGCAGGTGCACTTTTAATTGAGGATGCTGATACTGGAGATGACTTCCTTAGTCAAGCTATTCCATTATCTACAGATGCATCTAATTATGAAGAAATTTCATTTCGTTTCACAGTAGGTGATGAAACAGAGAATATGAGATTCAATATTGAATATGCAGGTACAGAATGTAGATTTTCTAAAATTAGTATTGATAGAATATAGTTATTAAACCCATTACATTATTAATATAGAAATGCCTAATTGTTTTTATTTGAGGTGTTTCTATATTGATAAATGGAGCTTTATATGCATTTACCCATGTTAATAGTATTGGTTAGGGTCTATGGCCATAATTATTATTATTGATAGCAAGAAGTAAACCAATAAACAAATAAAAAATTATGAATTTATTAAATAAAGGAATAAGTGCTCTGCTAATAACAGGCCTTATTATGTCATGTGATGACGAAGAATTTATCACAATTGCTCCAGTAGAATCTTCAGGTGGTTCAACCACGAGTGTGTTTTCGAGTTTTGATGTAGATTCGAGTGGTGATGGAACTATTATTACGGTAACACCATTATCCGTGGGAGTTGATTCCTATGAAATTGATTTTGGAGATGATGGAAGTGTAGTTACTGCTTTACAAGGTGAATCAGCTTCGTACGATTATCCTAATATTGATGCATCTGCAGACTACACAATAACTGTAACTACAAAATCTGAAGGTCAAAGTGATATTATTAAAACAGAAGATATTACGGTGAACCATACCGTGCAATCTATAAATAATGCCCCTTCTTCCCCAGATGTTAAATTGTACAATTTGCTGAATATATTTACTGATGCAAGTTCTGTTGGTTCAGCTGGGACTGGCGGTAAAGCTGTAGTTTTAGATTCAGGGAACAATCTAATTGAATTTTCTAGATTACATAGTGATACTGGAGTTTTCGCATTAAGTGATGAAGTTGTAGCTGCTGATGCTTTTTATAGCGGAGTTGGTTCTAATGAAATACATTTCGATGTATATTCTAAATTTTCGGAAGGTATAGATAAATTAAAAATTACTTTGGTTGATAGTACAAATTCTACAAGTCACGTGATTGATGATATAGATCTAACTGATGGAGAATGGACTAGTCTTGATTTTGACTTATCTACAGATTTTTCAACGCCTGTTTCTCAATTTGAAACCATCTTATTTGAATTAGGTTCTACCGGAAATGCAGAGGATCATGCCACAATAACGGTTGATAATATATACATGTCAAGAATGACAGGGGCCACTATTTTAAATGGAGATTTTGAAGATGGTTCAGATTTCTGGAAATGGTCAACTTTCACAGATGGAGATACAAACCCTTTTGGTTCTAGTTCTGATGGTTCAAATTTAAATTATGATGGCACCGATAATGGAGGTAAAACAAAAGGAGCTAAATGGTCTTCGAGTCAATCAGGTGGAGAATTCAGGAGTTCTAGTTCTAGATATGCATATCAAGAACTTAATTTAATACCAGGAGCATCTTATGTTTTAGAATATCAATATGCTATTAAGAGTGATAGCGGGACTGATCCTGTAGGTGGAAGAAAAGTAGTCGGTCTAATCCTTGACGGTCAATATGATGACGGTGCAGATGCGGTTGATAATCTTGGTGATAATTTAGGATTTGATGAAGGATTTATAGCTGAGGGAAAATTCTCGGATACGACCAATGGTGTTGGTACCATTGTTCAAATTCCATTTACGGCTAATTCTAGTGGAGAAGTTGCTATAATGTTTTATGCGGTTACTCCAGTAGATGCATGGATTGATAATGTAAAAGTTATTCAACTACCATAATAACAATGATTTATTCCCGAAAAGAATTCATAGTTTTTTTAGCTATAATACTTATTTCTGTTAGCGCTACTTCTCAAATAAGGGAAAGTAGCGTTACAGATTCGGTTGTTTCAGTTAAAAAGAAAAGAAAAAAGAAAAAGAGTAAAAAAGTAAAGCTTCCAAATATTGACTTAAGTCATTGGAAAGTAACCTTGCCTTCATTAAATGATGAAGGAAAGCCATACGAGATAAGCCCGCCAGAGATAAATAATTTTGCAAGTATAAAGGAGGCAAAGCCCTATATGTATATAGATTCTGTTAAAGGAGCTATAGTTTTTCGTGCTATGCCAACAGATTCTAAAACTGCAAATACTAAGTATACTAGATCAGAACTTAGAGAGCAAATAGTTCCTGGTGATAATAACACTAATTGGACTTTTGAGCAAGGTGGTAGAATGAAAGGTAAACTTGCAATAGAAGAGATTACTAAAGATGCTGATGGAAAATATCATAGAGTTATTGTCATGCAGATTCATGGTAGATTAACCAATGAACAAAAAGAATTAATAGAGGCAAAAGATAACAATGCTCCTCCCATATTAAAAATATATTGGGATAAAGGGAAGATTAGAGTTAAGACTAAAGTATTGAAAAATAAAGCTGTTAATAATACAGCAATCTTATTAGATGACGCTTGGGATGATGATGAAGGGTATAATTTTCCAACAGAAGTAGGTTTTAGAAAATTTACTCTTGAAGTTAAAGTAGAAAAAGGAAAAATGGTGATTATTTTGAATAATTCAGAATATGCCGTTTATGAAGGTATTGATATAAATAGGTGGAATATTTTTGAAAATTATTTTAAAGCAGGTAACTATTTTCAAAGTAAAGATGAAGGTTCATATGCAAAAGTGAAGTATTACGAACTAGAAGTGTCCCATTAAAATACTATTACATATAAAAAATAGTTAAAAAAGAGTTTGAGTTAGTTGATTTAAGGAGTTTACTGGCTTGATTTACAGGTCAGTAATTTCTTTTTTGAAGCGGTTAAAATGAGTTTGTTTTTAATGTGAATATTGTTTTTTTAGTCGAAATATATTTTATAATTTTAACAAACCAATCTGGTTAACCAATTTTAGAAGCCATTTTATTATTATGAAGTTAGAAATTATCACCAAAACTGAAAATCAAGATATTCAAAAAGAAATTATAGCGAATATACGAGAGCTTATAAGTTATAAGAATCTTGAGCCTGGAGATAAATTACCTTCAGAAAGAATGCTTTCAGAAAAATTTGGAGTTAGCCGTAGTAATCTTCGTGAAGCGATTCAAAAATTAGAATTTTATGGGATTCTAAATTCCAAGCCACAGAGTGGAACTTTTATAGCAAATATTGGAGCTATAGCCATGGATGGTATGTTAGAAGATATTTTAAGATTAGAGGAACCAGGTTTTAAATCATTAGTAGAGACTAGAATTTTATTAGAATTAAAAACGGTTAGATTAGCAGCTTTACGCAGAACAGAGGAGGATTTAAAGGTTTTAAAAGAGGCTATAGATGCTTATGAAGCTAAAGTTAGAGCTGGTAAAGATGCAGTTCAGGAAGATTTATTATTTCACTTGGCCATTGCCAGAGCTAGTGGTAATAGTTCAATGAATACATTCATGTTAATCATAACGCCAGAAATCATAACAAACTTTGAAAAATATCACGTATGTGATAGCAATCAATCATTATTGGGAATTCAAGAACATACAGAAATTTACGAAGCCATAAGAGACCAAAACCCTCAACTGGCAAAAGAAAAAATGAAAATACATTTTAAGACGTTATATCAATATTGCTATAATACCGATGATATAAAAATAGACTAAATGCAGAGCGCAGGTATTTAAAAATTACACAGAGTAGGCCGCGTTAAATAGCAAAGTATTTTTTTGAGAAATAGGTAACTTTTAAAAACATTGTTTTTATTAGTTAGGATTTTAATTTCTTATTTTAAGATTAATATTTTTTAAACAATTGATTGTCAACTAATTAAATTAGTAATAGTAATAATTCAAAGCATATGAAATTAAAAGGATTAAGATGGTGGGTTGTCGCTTTAATAGCACTAGCAACGGTCATTAATTATATAGATAGGCAGTCTTTAACTGTGTTATGGCCGCAAATTTCTAAGGACCTGTTTCCAGATGAGTCAGATTTTGAACGTAAACAAATTTATTCTACTATATCTGTAATATTTGTTTTTTCTTATGCATTTGGACAAGCCATTTTTGGTAAGATTTTTGATTGGATCGGGACTAGATTGGGTTTTGTATTATCTATAGGGGTTTGGTCTGTAGCTACTGCTTTTCATGCAATAGCGGGTTCGTTAACTAGTTTTGCAATATTTAGATCAATTTTAGGTATTGCTGAGGCGGGAAACTGGCCTGGAGCTGCAAAAGGAAATGCTGAATGGTTCCCAACTAAAGAAAGAGCTCTCGCTCAAGGGATATTTAATTCGGGAGCAGCCATAGGTGGTATTATCGCAATACCAATTATTGCCACTTTGACCATATTTTTTGATTGGAAAATGATTTTTATAATTATTGGATTAGTTGGTTTATTATGGCTTATTCCATGGTTATATTTAGTGAAGAGTCCACCAAAAAATCATCCTTGGATTACAGATGAAGAGCGCGAATATATTTTAAGTGGACAAAGAAATCAAGATTTAGATGAAGATGGAGAGCCTGATGAAGGGTATACTCCTAATACCGTAGAATTGTTATCTAAAAAACAAAGTTGGGGTGTAATTATTGCTTCTGCAGCCATTGATCCAATATGGTGGCTTTTTGTTTTTTGGATTCCAATTTATTTGTCTGAAGTGTATGGTATGGATGTTAAGGGCATCGGTATTTATGGTTGGGTACCTTATGTAGGTGCTATGTTAGGTGCATGGTTTGGAGGATTATTTGCTCAGAATCGTTTAAAAGCAGGATGGTCTATAGACAAAACGCGTAAAACAGTAATTACTATCGGTGGTTTAATAATGCTACCTTCTTTATTAGCAATGGCTAACCCAGGAGAACCAATTGTAGCGGTTTTAATTATGGCAGTTATATTATTTGGTTTTCAAACAGCAATAGGTAACGTACAAACCTTACCAAGTGATTTCTTTGGAGGTAAAACAGTAGGTACTCTTTCCGGTTTTTCTGGTATGGCAGCAAAATTAGCAGTGGCAGGTTTAACGTCGTTAGTTCCTTGGTTGACTAAAGGGGGGAATTATACACCAGTCTTTGTTATTGGGGCTGCTTTGGCATTATTGGCATTAGCAAGTGTTTGGGTATTATGTGGTAAAATAGAACCTTTAAAGCCAAAATTATAAGCATAA
Coding sequences within:
- a CDS encoding RagB/SusD family nutrient uptake outer membrane protein produces the protein MKHIKYLIAALSVSVFVSCDTDEYLNPLPDTAVAVDGFFQSDADVLSGIIGIYDALQGVNSNTDSDIGDVNRGVQFEHLLTEHRTDNTRNATLEGSKADFHRYVVNANNVESEDYYASMYEVIFRANNLLDFIELADASNQAKYTAEAKFLRAYAYFKLVRMFGAVPLVTSVVGPTENEALFTRVSEEQVYAQIIADLQEAVNVLDNSSKSRASKAAAQGILAKVYLSQATPNYSGAQQLCEAIINSSEFALESNFHDVFYDELNDEIIFAIQYETGNSAESQSFSAEFTSSTRAGSEDGQNIVNENLVADFALYGGNRTEESYITFGTSNEVIKFLPEGSDITTTPPTYGISARDAGNDYIALRYADVLLMHVEAIMAGAATTTNTAALNSFQAVRDRAGLTAVVTSISKEELLVERRVELAFENQRWFDLLRFGVAEAVLSAHATEMGYIFDARKLLLPIPSREINISGGLLTQNPGY
- a CDS encoding PKD domain-containing protein, producing the protein MKNKLNIFRKTVLLLISVIVTSTFVSCVGSDTFRDELADTGSKEDTVFPTANFDYTADQENFKIINFTDLSTEAASYAWDFGNGDTSTERDPSYEFQEGEGTYVVTLIASDGNGVSSTITLDVEVVDELVAAFQCPDFLCDPRTPWAGVDRGTTSSYSASSSPTPPEDNGAAKLSSSSNFLDQSIRVVSGATYEVTFWYVSKSTGTSAGALLIEDADTGDDFLSQAIPLSTDASNYEEISFRFTVGDETENMRFNIEYAGTECRFSKISIDRI
- a CDS encoding polysaccharide lyase family 7 protein, with product MIYSRKEFIVFLAIILISVSATSQIRESSVTDSVVSVKKKRKKKKSKKVKLPNIDLSHWKVTLPSLNDEGKPYEISPPEINNFASIKEAKPYMYIDSVKGAIVFRAMPTDSKTANTKYTRSELREQIVPGDNNTNWTFEQGGRMKGKLAIEEITKDADGKYHRVIVMQIHGRLTNEQKELIEAKDNNAPPILKIYWDKGKIRVKTKVLKNKAVNNTAILLDDAWDDDEGYNFPTEVGFRKFTLEVKVEKGKMVIILNNSEYAVYEGIDINRWNIFENYFKAGNYFQSKDEGSYAKVKYYELEVSH
- a CDS encoding FadR/GntR family transcriptional regulator, giving the protein MKLEIITKTENQDIQKEIIANIRELISYKNLEPGDKLPSERMLSEKFGVSRSNLREAIQKLEFYGILNSKPQSGTFIANIGAIAMDGMLEDILRLEEPGFKSLVETRILLELKTVRLAALRRTEEDLKVLKEAIDAYEAKVRAGKDAVQEDLLFHLAIARASGNSSMNTFMLIITPEIITNFEKYHVCDSNQSLLGIQEHTEIYEAIRDQNPQLAKEKMKIHFKTLYQYCYNTDDIKID
- a CDS encoding MFS transporter, producing MKLKGLRWWVVALIALATVINYIDRQSLTVLWPQISKDLFPDESDFERKQIYSTISVIFVFSYAFGQAIFGKIFDWIGTRLGFVLSIGVWSVATAFHAIAGSLTSFAIFRSILGIAEAGNWPGAAKGNAEWFPTKERALAQGIFNSGAAIGGIIAIPIIATLTIFFDWKMIFIIIGLVGLLWLIPWLYLVKSPPKNHPWITDEEREYILSGQRNQDLDEDGEPDEGYTPNTVELLSKKQSWGVIIASAAIDPIWWLFVFWIPIYLSEVYGMDVKGIGIYGWVPYVGAMLGAWFGGLFAQNRLKAGWSIDKTRKTVITIGGLIMLPSLLAMANPGEPIVAVLIMAVILFGFQTAIGNVQTLPSDFFGGKTVGTLSGFSGMAAKLAVAGLTSLVPWLTKGGNYTPVFVIGAALALLALASVWVLCGKIEPLKPKL